One Dunckerocampus dactyliophorus isolate RoL2022-P2 chromosome 18, RoL_Ddac_1.1, whole genome shotgun sequence genomic region harbors:
- the LOC129171343 gene encoding germ cell-specific gene 1-like protein, which yields MMAFLQQIRSPPLSFIQTVVSLLLAAMALTSSFWCVGKQKVPKPLCSPTKHSKCIPVPGVSNSSSIQFSWETGDDRFVFPAFHTGLFVTCEENIYTDAWEEKCRGFYTLTPGSEKAMMWLSLSLELMYVALLFISCILLSVQLCIRAWFPSTQRWGQLLNAFAAVFTVLGGLLGMVGHMMFMQVFQTTVTMGPEDFKPHSYGYSWAFYVAWFAFTVCMSAGVSTLNNYTKKVLMVGPRLNSSLNPFNFNFMGLLPPAPYYAAPYSGLSHTHPQSQYQISHLSPYYSPPSAKVPPPAKTPHSIPLPHSVSFPPSSSYPVSDSSLHPLSLRAPSHSNSSSVVVHGLLTTPSYTPEQDCSPL from the exons ATGATGGCGTTCCTACAGCAAATCCGTTCCCCTCCACTCTCCTTCATCCAGACCGTCGTGTCCCTCCTCCTGGCCGCCATGGCGCTCACGTCCTCCTTCTGGTGTGTGGGTAAACAAAAGGTGCCCAAGCCGCTGTGCTCGCCCACCAAGCACAGCAAATGCATCCCGGTTCCCGGCGTGTCCAATTCGTCCAGCATCCAGTTCTCCTGGGAGACTGGAGACGACCGCTTCGTCTTCCCCGCCTTTCACACGGGCCTGTTTGTCACCTGCGAGGAGAACATCTACACGGACGCATGGG aggaGAAGTGTCGAGGGTTCTACACTTTGACTCCAGGATCTGAGAAAG CGATGATGTGGTTGTCGCTGTCCTTGGAGCTCATGTACGTGGCtctgctgttcatcagctgcaTCCTGCTGTCCGTGCAGTTGTGCATCAGGGCCTGGTTCCCCTCCACGCAGCGTTGGGGACAGCTGCTCAACGCTTTCGCTGCCGTTTTCACCGTCCTGGGAG GTCTGCTTGGAATGGTGGGTCACATGATGTTCATGCAAGTGTTTCAGACTACAGTCACCATGGGCCCAGAGGACTTCAAGCCTCACAGTTATGGCTACTCCTGGGCATTCTA TGTGGCCTGGTTTGCCTTCACTGTCTGCATGTCGGCCGGCGTCTCTACCCTGAACAACTACACAAAGAAGGTCCTGATGGTGGGACCCAGACTGAACTCCAGCCTCAACCCCTTCAACTTCAACTTCATGGGGCTACTTCCACCAGCTCCTTATTACGCCGCCCCTTACTCTGGCCTCAGTCACACTCACCCCCAGTCTCAATACCAGATCTCCCACTTGTCCCCCTACTACTCGCCCCCATCAGCCAAGGTACCACCGCCTGCTAAGACCCCACACTCCATTCCTCTACCCCACTCTGTCTCCTTCCCTCCTTCATCCTCCTACCCTGTATCTGATTCCTCTTTACATCCCTTGTCCCTCCGAGCTCCGTCTCACTCAAATAGCTCGTCTGTTGTCGTCCATGGACTCCTGACGACACCCAGTTACACACCAGAGCAGGACTGCAGCCCTCTTTGA
- the LOC129171395 gene encoding epithelial membrane protein 2-like, translating to MLILLAAIFALHIIGIILLLVATIDNAWWVTETISTDVWARWIYSNGVWNYTDLPTGSHYPEDYLQAVQASSVLACIFSILGIFVFVVQLFTLNKGQRFTISGVFQALACLCIMIAASIYTDRFHLNENFGSYGHCYILAWISFVLTFISAITYFVLRKKTA from the exons ATGCTGATTCTCCTCGCTGCCATCTTCGCCCTTCACATCATCGGCATCATCCTTCTTCTGGTGGCTACCATTGACAAT GCCTGGTGGGTGACTGAGACCATATCTACTGATGTGTGGGCCAGGTGGATATACAGCAATGGAGTGTGGAACTACACTGATCTCCCAACAGGATCACACTACCCAGAGG ACTACCTCCAGGCGGTGCAAGCCAGCTCAGTGCTCGCCTGTATATTCTCCATCCTGGGCATCTTCGTGTTTGTAGTCCAGCTCTTCACCTTGAACAAAGGACAGAGGTTCACCATCTCCGGCGTGTTTCAAGCCCTCGCCT GCCTCTGCATCATGATCGCAGCCTCCATCTACACGGACCGCTTCCATCTCAACGAGAATTTCGGCTCTTACGGTCACTGCTACATCCTGGCGTGGATCTCCTTTGTTCTCACGTTCATCTCCGCCATCACTTACTTTGTGCTACGCAAGAAGACCGCATGA